In Cryptococcus neoformans var. neoformans B-3501A chromosome 3, whole genome shotgun sequence, the DNA window GAGAACTGCCTCGAATCTTGAtttaaagaaaagaagaaaggtgGCGAAACTGCAAATGCATTTTTTTTGTCCTCATGGTATCTAAAAAAAGAAGCCAAGAAAATACTTTTAACATACAGTACAACCATTTGTGCTCAAATCCCAATGACCTTGACAGGCCCGAAAAACGGGTATTCCTATGTtgtctttccctccttcctgccCCGAGCCCCCCCCCATCCCTATCCATAACGAATCGACGaattaaaaaaaaaagaaaaaggatgggCCACATGATATGATGAGTCGTCAATTAAGTTGTCTATGATTTTATGTTGTTGAATcacatcttctcaaacgCAAAACCCATGTACAAATCTGTGATCAAGTCAGATGAGTCATTTCGTTTCACAGGTTGCcaggagggagagatggcTTTTCTTGCAAAAAAACTTACTCGCAGCTTCCCATTGGTCCGCATCCATCGCACTTTCCCCATACTCGTTCAGCACTCCCATTTTCCCCAAGAGCGGGCCGAAATCTCTGctatctttttcttcttggagAATCTCATGGAACGCCTTTTTGTAGACCAATCGAAGTCCAGACTCGGAAGCCAACCTGGACGTGTGGTGTCGTCAGTACCCAACctgagaaaaaaaaaaagaacgtACGAGACGAAATTTTCCCAGTCCACGAGGTACTCTGGGACGTCCTCCACCGCATCTGTCAAGTAGAATCGATAGTCGTGGCCGTACACGCCTTTATGTCTTCTCTCTGTAAACTGAATAGAGTAGCACGAGTTGCCAAATCGAAGTTCCTCATCGCGGTCCGGCAGCTCGTTCAGTCTTTCTCTGTGGGATGGACTGTAATCAGCATTGTTTCAAGAATTTTTTTCTTTAAAAAAAACCACTTGCAAGAGTAATTCAGCATTAGGGATAGTTCCGATAAAGATACCTCCCCGGCGAAGGTATCTCGACACATTCtcaatcatcatccttgCTTTTGCTGCATTCTCAAACGCATAGTGCATGCAAAACTGCATGGTGACATTGTCGTAGAGGTCTTTGATCTGAAGCTCGGGGCTGAGAACGTCACTCAATGGATTCTAATGACACAtttcaaaaaaaaaaaaaaagctgTCAGACAACGATATAATAGGATGCGGCATGGAAGGGAAAACGTGGGAGGGAGGCGTACAGAGAAACAATCATGCGCATAGAAGAATGCGTCGAATCCGGGTTTCGGCATCCGCCTGTACCTGTCTGCAGCTTGCTGTACAGATTGATCTGCCACATCTACGTACCCAGCCCACTCTTATCAGCAACGCCGCAGTGAATGTTCACCcttgggaagatgttgGCAACTTACCGAGTCCGACATAAAGTGCGATCCTTGCTTGTTTCCACTTGTTCAGATcgcctccttttccacacCCTACATCTAAAACTTTTCCTCGAGGCCTATAAGCAAATTTCCCAATGAGCACAGATTTGATCCAGTTGTTGAATTTTTTGAGGCCGATAATGGGAGAGAATTCACGGCGCTCGACGCCTACTTCTGGTCGAGAATTATCTTACCACAGATGATCAGttccaaaaaaaaggacagTCAAGTAAATGGGATGCAGGGAACATACAGTGCTCAGCAACGACAGTCACCTTTTTGCTATAAGCTTGCCCTGCCACGGGACCTGAAACAACCCTCTTATTCCGCTCAtattcatcatcctcttcatctctcgcccttcttttccctaACCGACCGGGTCTCTCGCCATTCCAGTTACCTCCCGGTGTCTGAGCTTCCCAGTTGGGCGGGTACTGGCTATAGCCCGAGGGCGGCGCACCAGGGGTGCTGGATGGGGGACCTCCGTACGAGACCTCGGATGGCGGCATGGACGGTCGATCGTCCCATTGAGGAGGGAAATACGAGTGATCATTCTCGCCTGGCAAACTTGTCCTGGGGGTGGGTGTAGGTTCAGGAGCTCTGCCGCCAGAGTAGGAGTACCTCCTTGCCGCGGGCTTTTGCCGAAGCGGATTGTTAGCGTGCGCCAGCTGGCGAAGATGGGCGACTTCATCTGGGTAGATCGGACGCAGGACGGACGATGGTGCAGACTGCCGATGCGGGTTGTAGTGGAGTATCCGAGGAGGCGCCGAATGGTGCGGGGTGTACGGCGTGTGCTGTGATGTGGACGGCGAGGAGGGTGTGGTGGTAGGCTGCGGCGTGAAACGGGGCGCGTACGCCGATGACGGGTTGCCTGGAGTAGACGTATGACGGGGGCGATACGCCGACGAGCCCAACGGTGCCGGCGCAGGCGTCTGTGAAGCAGGCTCAGTGTAGCGACGCCCACTGGCGGAACTCGAAGACGTCGGCCTAGGCTGGTCCTCGGACGTTCGCCTGGCAGACAAGACGGGCGACAGGGTCCCTTGCCTGGGATCGTACCCGAAGGGATGGGCGGACCCGGCGGCTGATCCCGGCCGCGAGCTCGGATATGGCAGCGACTGGTTCTGGCTCCGGGGCGAGAGGCTCATGGACGGCGAGCGGGCGAGCTGGGCGGCATGGCTGCCGGCAGACGTGCGGCGGCCGTGTTCGAGCTCGGCGTGGATCGGCTGCTGCGGCGGGAGCATGCTGCGCTGGCGGGGGGGCTCTGCATCGTTGAGGATGTTGCTCAGCTTGGGCCTGTGGCTCTCTGCGTCTTCGTGGACGGAGGCGGCGCGGGGGGGCTCTCTGGGCGGGGGCGAGTCGTTGAGCAGGCCGCGGAGGCTGCCCGAGGCGGACGGCGTGCGGTGTGGGGGCGGCGGGGAGCGGGAGCGGGAGAGGGGGGGGGCGGAAATGTGCGGGGCGGGGACGTCGCAGTCCCGTATCGGATCGTATACCATCCTGCTCAGTACAGAGGCATTGCCGGcggggaaaaataaaagcGAAAAGTCCAGCGACGAAGCGCGGCGTTTGGCCAAATTGAAGCCGCATTTATTCCTCCACTACTCCTCGATATCCGTGGATCCACTCAGCCCACAGCCAGCGCCATGACAGCGCCCACCGTCCCCGCAGACCAGCACGGCCACCCGCTCCCAGGCCCCGCAGACCCCGCAGCCAACGACACATGGCGCCCCTCCCGCTACCGCGAACCCCTCCACCCGGACAACGAAGAGGTCCTCGAGCAGGCGGCCTACCAGGCCGCAGTCACCCGTTCCAGCGGCGACgacaggaagaggaagataaAGCCGAGGCGGACGGTCGACTACCAGGGCGGCGTCCagaaatggagaatggTGCGTCGCTCGTCTGTCGCTTCGCTCTGCCTTCTGACCGCCTCTGCAGCtgaacaagctcaaggGCGTCCACGAATTCAGGCCAGCCATACACCCTAACCCGTCTGATATTGTCAACGTGTGTATCTGTCGGCTGTGTGCGTGGTAATGTCTGACAGCCATCCAGTTTCTTCCGCCTGTAGCACTCCGGTCAAACCCGTCGACGTCTATATGTGATTACTGGGTCCACACCTCGATAAATAAAGAACGTTCTCCCACCCGTGTCGTCAGAGTAGGTGTCTCCTTCCGCACATGGACACATGGGCTTACATGCTCGGCAGTGGACACCAGACGCCCGTCGTCTGCTCACAGGCAATGACAAGGGCCAATTCACGCTCTGGAACGGTGCCTCTTTCAACTACGAGTCCATTACTCAGGTACACGACGACTCTATCCGGTCCTTCACCTACTCGCACAACGGCCAGGCGCTTGTTTCAGCCGACAAAGGCGGCACGATCAAGTACTTTACACCGCATCTCACAAATATACATGGTTTCCAGGGGCATCGGGAAGCTTGTCATGATGTTAGTTGGAGTCCGAACGATGAGCGTTTTGTGACCtgtggagatgatgggctTGTCAAGATTTGGAGCTATAGAGAagccaaggaagaaagaagtcTGAGTGGTGCGTCGAGTTTTACCGGCGAGTGCTGTAAGCTGACGCTGAGCAGGCCACGGTTGGGATGTGAGATGCGTCGACTGGCACCCCACAAAGGGTCTTATCGTTTCCGGTTCCAAAGACATGCTCGTCAAATTTTGGGACCCACGGACAGGCAAAGATCTCTCTACACTGTGCGTCGTTTTGAAGTAGCCATTTTACATATAATCGCTAATCATCCACAGCCactcttccaaatccaccATCAACACATGCCGATGGTCTCCCGATGGCCATCTCGTGGCGACAGCCGGCCAAGATTCCGTCATTCGCCTCTTTGACATTCGTACCTTTCGCGAGCTGGAAGTCTTAAAGGGCCACGAAAAAGAAGTCAACTGCATCGAATGGCACCCGATCCATCACTCTCTCCTAGTTTCCGGCGACGCTCTCGGCACTATCAACTacttttccctcctctcccccaCTCCCTCTACACCCATCACCACGCTTTCAGCCGCTCATGAGGACGCagtcttctccctctctttccatccccttGGCCATATTCTCTGTTCGGGATCAAAGGACTTTACAGCGAGATTCTGGTGTCGTGCAAGACCGCCGGGGGGACAAGAATTCGATAAATGGCATCTTACCGAGGAAGGCGCTGCCCAAAAAGAACTGGAACGCATCACAAAGCGTGAATGGGGGACGAACGCCCTTCCTGCGAACGCTGCAggcggtggcggcggcggcggcggcggcgatAAGCAGCAAGTCGCTTTACCCGGTTTGTCCAACCTCGTTGCCGCTGTCAACAGCGTCAAGACCGGCCCGACGACGACAGGCGGAGGGCCACCCGGTCTTCCAGGACTGGGTGCGCCCAATGTCCATGCTGGCACCCCGCCATCGCGCGTATCCACCCCTTCGTCCATGGGACCTCCCGGTGCTGGTGCCCAAGGACAAGCACAAGGCGGTCAGTTCCCACGAGGAAGAGCGGCGCTTCCTAGTCAGAACGATATGCTTCGGCATAATCACGGCCCGCGTGGTGGGTTTGCAGATCGGGATAGGAACGGGGGAGGAGACAGAGGGGGAATGGATAGAGATAGAGATTCACGAGGGGGAAGACAGGATCCAAGAGGTAATCAGATGTACGGCCGTGGGCCAGGGGGACCTCCTCCCGGTCCTCCACCAGGTCAAGGGGGATACAATTACCCCCCTGCTCCTCCCAACTATCCCCCTTACCCGCCGTCATCCTACCCTCCTCCGCCCAACAACCAACCCGGCTATCCGCCCGCACCCAATTACGCTATGCCCCCTGGACCCGGTGCTCCTCCTCAAAGTTATCCTTATAATCGACCTCCTCAGGGACCCCCTCAGAATAATAATCCAGGTGGCCAAGGAAATTACGGCGCTTCCGCTTCCGGCGGGTATGGCCAGTacggcggtggtggtggtggtggaggcggaggagggtACGGTCGAGATGGACGGAGATAGAACAAAACGACatagagagagagagagaaatgCATCATGGTTATTGTACAACAAACTATCTAATGTGCAAAACTTGCACGCAGCTCATCTGCCAACCTCGTGCTCAGCGAGCAACTGTCAAACCAAATTAATCagtcctttttcttttttccctcttgGCTTTTGCTTCATAGACCAAATTCCAAAATCTGACTTACCATATTGGGGATACCATTAGCCACAGGGTAGGCATGGCCACACCCTCGACATGTCATgattccttcctccacatGCAACTGTTTTCACATCATTCAGTTGTTCGTTGTCTCGCGGCCCAAATTAAAGCTGGACCGATGAAATTATTGCAAGACATACCTCGAAAAGGACATGGTGTAAAGCTTGTATTTCCTCATCTGTCCAGTTTTCAGGCATGGTATCGGGGAGACTAGTATCACCGAGCTGTAATGATAGTCAAGTCAATACTCTTGACCATTCGGGGGCGAAAATGCGACTACCACCCCCGGCTCATACTCACAGACCGAGCCGTATCCACCAAAGCCTTCCAATCGAGTTTGGGCAAGAATCGCTTGATGAAATCCGGATTGATAGGTGCCGGTCGTTCAACGAGCTCTACCTctgagaagacgaggggAAAGTTGTCCTTTGTGCAGTTCTCtggaaaaaagagagagagagagatcAGTTGTGTAAAGCTCAGGATGATGAGCGGATGGAATGAAAGAGTGTAACTTACTGACGTGGCAAGCAAGCATGTTATGGGTGATTAATCTGACCATGTTGGCGGATGAGTTGGTTGAATATGGTAGCGTCTCGAGTTTCTGCAATATCCCAATGTCTCATCATTCCATATCCCCCGGCGCTCGCTGGGTCGTCGCcagaaaaacaaaaacagtTGTTAACTTGAAGTTACGTAATAATACTTATCCTTTTGCAAATAATAATCCACGTCACCCAAATTCCGCCAAATTCTCCCTCTCGCATGCGATTTGAATCCTCGCAgctgtcttcctctttccttttcagcTCATCCAGACAGTCACCGCTAGCACCTACACTGCCAAGTCGCTGTCATCAAAACCAATCTACAATCAAAAATGGCCGAGTACAAGGAAGACCTCGAAAAGACTGGCGCCGGTGCCCAGAAGATCCACAAGATCAGGATCACCTTGACCTCCAAGAACGTCAAGCCTCTTGAGAAGTGTTAGTTTGTGGTTGGACGGTCGTGGATCTGAAAAACGGGGGAGAAAGGCTGATGAAAATCTCTGTAGTCTGTGCCGACCTCATCAACCGTGCCAAGGACCGAGACCTCAACGTCAGGGGCCCCGTCCGACTCCCCACCAAGGTCCTCAAGCACACCACCAGGAAGTCGTACGTGATAATTCTTAATGCTTCCTGCCGGCAGGGCTAATAAACGACTTTTGTTTTGCACAGTCCCTGTGGTGAGGGTTCCAAGACCTGGGACAGGTACCAGATGCGAATCCACAAGCGTCTCATCGACCTCAACTCTTCTGCCGACGTTGTCAAGCAGAtcacctccatctccctcgAGCCCGgagttgaggttgaggttACCATTGCTGCTTAAATGTAGTTTGGTCTAGGATGCAACCTTGCCGGTCAAATACCTAGTTCCGTGAATTGAATTATTCTTGTTTTGAAGACTGTTGCATTTAAAAATAAAACTTTTATCAAAGCATCACTACGTAAATTCCCACTCTTTATTCTTTTCGCGCGGCCAACCACTTGTCAATTCTGTCTGCCTCTCTGAAACCACTAATAACCGCGCCGGCGACACTACCCCGGTTATCCATCTCGGTATGTTCACCCGCAAAGCCGAGCTTGCCTCCCCAAACAGGTCGAGAAAGCTCCTTAAAGTCCATGGGACTGCGCTCACCCGTACTGATGATAGAAGGCGTCGTCGTCGCACCTCGAGAAAGAGGGTCAGTAAGCCATGTGGTAAGGGCAGAAGcggaaggagcaggaggacgagaagaaggggagaagcgcttgacgaggaaggagtggaaTGCCTCGGCGACTTTTTCAGTAGGGTGCTGCAAAAGGATCTTGGCAGGGGTTTCAGACAAGTATGTCAGGAGCGTAGGGGTAGGACCGGGAAGAGTGGGTGCGGCAAAGTTGGCAGTGATCAAGGTAGACCCTTCAAAGACTTGTTCCAAGGTAGATGAGGCGCTGGGCTCAGGTCCGGTAGGGAGGAAAGTATATGAACCAACTTTTTCGGCGTTTGGCCACCAGGCGGTAGGATATTGGACAAGAAGTTTCTCGAGAACACCGACATGGGTACCGCCAATAGTCTCACGCAAGTGAGCAGGCAAAGCGGGGGTGAAGAAGTTTTCGGGGAGAGACTTGAGCACACCCAGGGGGATGGTGGAAAGTACGCTGGCAGCAGAGTAAGTTTCACCGGACTGAGTGGTCACTTCGACGCCCGAAGAGGTCTCCTTGATCGAAACAGCGGGAGAGTTGAGTTTGACTTCAGCCTTTGAAGACTCAAGCACCTTGGTTACAAGAGACTGGTAGCCACCGTCGGGGGCGGCATCCGATCCGGCATAGGATGTGGTGGTCTCCCAGCCGGCCCACTTGAGGGAGGCCTGCTCAAGCTTGAGACCCAAGGGGATCTCGAGGGAACGAGCAAGAGCCTTTGCCAATGACTGGTCAGAAGCAGTGCTGAGCAATGCAGAGTTGGGCGAGAAGAGAGCTGAGGCGAGGGAAGTCGTAGGTGGAGGGGACGGGTGCGGGAGTTTAGATGAAGCGACAGCGGTACCGAGGGATGCTCTCAGTGCATCTGCTTCTTCGGCAGAAAGCGGGCCTGGAGACGATGTCAGCGTGGACTCTATAACACATGGGATACCCACCATTAGGCCCATAGATGACAccctcagcagcagcaggtAAGCGTGCCTCGACACCCAAAGACTTTGCGATATTCCTCGCAGGGTTGCCCTCCTTGTAGCCGTGGATCCAGCTACAGCCAATATCAATCTTTGCGCCTCCACCAGTCCAAGTACGGGCTCTTCCGCCGACCCTGTCCCTGGCTtcgaggacgaggacgcGATGCCCCTTGGAGGTGAGCTCTTTAGCAGCGACTGAGCCAGCCCAGCCGGCACCTAGGATGATGGAATCGTATGACTTGGACATGTTTCGTATGAGGGATGTGCGCATTTCCAGGGGGAGAATATTAAAGAGGGGTCAAGAGTGGGCTATATATCCGTCCCCATTTGTGTTGATAATCGACTCTGCGGCCAGGTGGAGGCACGGTGTCGGACCGGACCGAAAGGGGAAAACCCGCCGGGATGGAACTGGGACGTGCCACACTCGGGAGTAAAACGGGATTATTTTGGCTGGGGGATTTTGAAAACTGGGCGTGATTGGTGGGTTTCCCTGAATTCCAGGTCATTTGCCTGGATTCCGAGTTGCCATCACCCGCCAGCGAGTCGGCGCCCCCCTCCGATTACACCTGTCATAGACGTTCACCCACCCACCGCCAGtgcccctccccctcctaccctctccttccccgcCGCCACCCGCCCCTCGCCACCGCACCGCCATCCCCAGCCCACGTTTCCCCCACCTGCACCCCACCACGCACCACCGCAGCTGCGGCGCCCGCCGGAAGCACACGGAACCCGCCGCTGTTTGTGACCCTCGACCGCGCGCCCAACAACATTACCTCAATCCTTTGGCCCTGGCCCTCTATTATATCTTCCACCATCGTACACACACCCTCTGTCCTGCCCTTCTTACTGCCTCCACCAGGCCTATACCCgcatccctcttcctctcgccTCCCTCTATCCCCCCATCTCTCCGGCCGCGCGATCACGCAACCAAACACGATCGAATCACGCGCCTCCACCGCGGCGAGACCCGCCAGCTCATATTCGCGTCCCCCGTGATCATTCCTTTTGTTGACCACCTGGGACGAGCACTAGGAGGAGTGCCCCGGCAAGGCTGCTTTGACGTGCAATAAGAGGCACGTTAAAGGCATCAGCAAACGAGTATGACTGTCACGCAGAGGAAGCCGAGGGTGGATAATGCCCAAAACGATAGCCGACCTAGTACGTCTATCGTTTTTTATCTGATCGTCCTTTCGACGACTTTTGCTGATATTGTGTAGTTATCGAGCCAGGTATCAAGTATACGTGTGATTTCTGTATGTCACATCATATAGCCTCACCTTTGCGCGACGGCTGCTGACAAACAGGCAGGCCATGTGGATATCACTCATACCGTACGCATAAAATGTGCTATGAAGCAATGCGAGGAGGTCGATCTCTGTCCAACTTGCTTTTGCGAGGGTAAAGAAGGCTTGCAACACAAGGCATGGCATGATTATATGGTTGTCGTATGTCCTTATCTTCACTGGGCAAGGGTCAGTCTAATCGGAAACAGGAACAAAACTCTCAACCGATATTCACCCCAGATTGGGGAGCCGACGAAGAGTTACTGTTAATATCTGGCCTCATTCAAAATGGTCTGGGTAACTGGGCTGAAGTAGCGCAACATGTTGGGACAAGAACTAAAGAGGAATGCGAACAACATTACCTTCAAGTTTACCTGGGTGTGGGCGAACACGGAGAGGACCTGagggtgaaagagaaggaagcagaTGAGAAGGTGGATGAGTCCAAGAGACGTAGAAGAGAATTCATGCCTGTATGTTCATGAGATTGTTGACATGCCCTTTGTTGACGGAATTTTCAGCCTATGGACAGGAGCTTCCCTTATGATCCCGATGAGTTCCAGCAACGTAAGAAAGCTCGGATAGAGGAACTTCGTAAACCGCAAGGTATGGCCCTCTTTCACCTCTTCTTACTCTCGCTAACATTCAATTCAGCTTTACCTCCGTCCAACGCTGCCCCGCCAGTCTCAGCACCCACAAACCACGAAATCGGTGGTTTCATGCCGGCTCGTCTCGAATTCGAGCACGAAGTAGACAATGATGCCGAAATGGCTGTAAAGGATATGGAATTTGGACTTGTAATGCAGTACGGTGGCGATGAACAACCACAGGCAAAGATCACTCGTCCTccagatgaagaagaggaagaagacgaagaaggaggaggagaagatgaaaagggcgtggaaaaaaagggaaaagtgaaaaaggaaaagcaaaaggaagatgaaaaggaagacaagCCAGTGTCCCCTGCGATCGAAGATCCCGATGAACTTGAGGTGAAGCTTGCGATGATGGACATTTATTTCTCAAAGTTGGACAAGAGGGAGGATGCCAAGGAGATTATATTTGATAGGGGATTAACAGAGTACCGGGCTGTAAGTACATGTTCTCTCCCCTGGCGGAAGAATAGTACTGATGATGACTTAAAGATACAAGCGCAAGATAAGAAACTTaccaaggaggagagagagttGGTACAACGTTATAAACCATTTGCAAAATTACAGACTGCCGAAGACTTTGAAGTTCTTGTGGAAGGTTTGATCTGTACGTTTCTTTCGTGGTCTGTGATAAAAGTACGTCGCTAACTCGATGAAAAAGACGAACAAACTCTTCGAAGACGTATAGCGGAACTCCAGGAATACCGTCGCATGGGAATAACGACAGCGGCTGAAGCGGATGTCTATGATAATGTCAAGAATACACGCGTAAGTTCTTCAaactcttttttttttctaaAGTATTCCTTACTTACTAAGGATTCCTTTAACAGTCAATGGAATTCCCCACACAAAAGCCAGCAGAAGTCTTACCGTCTGGTGCGAGAATCAACGCCGGCCAGCACCGGTTCCTACACGGTACGATGGCTACGTCTCTTCCAGATGCAAAAACTCGAGAGCCTACGCCCAGAGCCATCCCTGCAGTTGGACGCAAACCTCGTGGGTGTGATGTCGCTATTCTGCCTCAAACAATCGCTGACATTCCTAACAGCTCAACCACTCAACCTTGCCAATTCGGCCTCTCTCGATCTCCTTTCATCCGAAGAACAATCACTCTGCTCTACCCTCCGCGTTTTGCCCAAACCTTATCTCACTATCAAAGAGCTCTATATACGTGAGAATGAACGCCGTCAAGGTCTGCTGAGGCGGCGAGACGCGAGAAAGATGTTGAATATCGATGTCAACAAGAGTGGGAGAATATTCGACTTTCTGGTCCAGAGCGGGATGCTGGTGTTGGCTTATGAACCgcaagggaaagggaaggcTAGTCTGCAGGCAGCCGCTGCCGCCGTCGCGCATGGAGCCGCAAACGGTATGACGACCATGGACGGACAATCACAAGGGAAGGACATGTTGATGGAAAGGGTGAATGGGCTGGGGATGACGAACGGGTTGAATAAGCCCATAACGCACGAGATTAGGCTCAATGGATGAGCAAATTTTCAGCCACTATTCAAAAAGTTTATACATGTgtaagaagaagcaaggagTACAAAACGATATATTCATCGAAGCTCGTCA includes these proteins:
- a CDS encoding hypothetical protein (HMMPfam hit to Pox_MCEL, mRNA capping enzyme, score: 313.9, E(): 2.3e-91) — protein: MVYDPIRDCDVPAPHISAPPLSRSRSPPPPHRTPSASGSLRGLLNDSPPPREPPRAASVHEDAESHRPKLSNILNDAEPPRQRSMLPPQQPIHAELEHGRRTSAGSHAAQLARSPSMSLSPRSQNQSLPYPSSRPGSAAGSAHPFGYDPRQGTLSPVLSARRTSEDQPRPTSSSSASGRRYTEPASQTPAPAPLGSSAYRPRHTSTPGNPSSAYAPRFTPQPTTTPSSPSTSQHTPYTPHHSAPPRILHYNPHRQSAPSSVLRPIYPDEVAHLRQLAHANNPLRQKPAARRYSYSGGRAPEPTPTPRTSLPGENDHSYFPPQWDDRPSMPPSEVSYGGPPSSTPGAPPSGYSQYPPNWEAQTPGGNWNGERPGRLGKRRARDEEDDEYERNKRVVSGPVAGQAYSKKVTVVAEHYNSRPEVGVERREFSPIIGLKKFNNWIKSVLIGKFAYRPRGKVLDVGCGKGGDLNKWKQARIALYVGLDVADQSVQQAADRYRRMPKPGFDAFFYAHDCFSNPLSDVLSPELQIKDLYDNVTMQFCMHYAFENAAKARMMIENVSRYLRRGGIFIGTIPNAELLLQLPDRDEELRFGNSCYSIQFTERRHKGVYGHDYRFYLTDAVEDVPEYLVDWENFVSLASESGLRLVYKKAFHEILQEEKDSRDFGPLLGKMGVLNEYGESAMDADQWEAANLYMGFAFEKM
- a CDS encoding 40S ribosomal protein S20 (Match to ESTs gb|CF193975.1|CF193975, gb|CF193974.1|CF193974, gb|CF193908.1|CF193908; HMMPfam hit to Ribosomal_S10, Ribosomal protein S10p/S20e, score: 176.5, E(): 5.5e-50), with protein sequence MAEYKEDLEKTGAGAQKIHKIRITLTSKNVKPLEKFCADLINRAKDRDLNVRGPVRLPTKVLKHTTRKSPCGEGSKTWDRYQMRIHKRLIDLNSSADVVKQITSISLEPGVEVEVTIAA
- a CDS encoding hypothetical protein (HMMPfam hit to DUF343, Protein of unknown function (DUF343), score: 86.7, E(): 6e-23) — protein: MVRLITHNMLACHVKNCTKDNFPLVFSEVELVERPAPINPDFIKRFLPKLDWKALVDTARSLGDTSLPDTMPENWTDEEIQALHHVLFELHVEEGIMTCRGCGHAYPVANGIPNMLLAEHEVGR
- a CDS encoding hypothetical protein (HMMPfam hit to Myb_DNA-binding, Myb-like DNA-binding domain, score: 48.5, E(): 1.9e-11; HMMPfam hit to SWIRM, SWIRM domain, score: 46.3, E(): 8.2e-11), whose protein sequence is MTVTQRKPRVDNAQNDSRPIIEPGIKYTCDFCHVDITHTVRIKCAMKQCEEVDLCPTCFCEGKEGLQHKAWHDYMVVEQNSQPIFTPDWGADEELLLISGLIQNGLGNWAEVAQHVGTRTKEECEQHYLQVYLGVGEHGEDLRVKEKEADEKVDESKRRRREFMPPMDRSFPYDPDEFQQRKKARIEELRKPQALPPSNAAPPVSAPTNHEIGGFMPARLEFEHEVDNDAEMAVKDMEFGLVMQYGGDEQPQAKITRPPDEEEEEDEEGGGEDEKGVEKKGKVKKEKQKEDEKEDKPVSPAIEDPDELEVKLAMMDIYFSKLDKREDAKEIIFDRGLTEYRAIQAQDKKLTKEERELVQRYKPFAKLQTAEDFEVLVEGLIYEQTLRRRIAELQEYRRMGITTAAEADVYDNVKNTRSMEFPTQKPAEVLPSGARINAGQHRFLHGTMATSLPDAKTREPTPRAIPAVGRKPPQPLNLANSASLDLLSSEEQSLCSTLRVLPKPYLTIKELYIRENERRQGLLRRRDARKMLNIDVNKSGRIFDFLVQSGMLVLAYEPQGKGKASLQAAAAAVAHGAANGMTTMDGQSQGKDMLMERKKQGVQNDIFIEARQKYQNKQLALWFLGCKKYA
- a CDS encoding hypothetical protein (HMMPfam hit to Amino_oxidase, Flavin containing amine oxidoreductase, score: 143.9, E(): 3.6e-40), with the translated sequence MRTSLIRNMSKSYDSIILGAGWAGSVAAKELTSKGHRVLVLEARDRVGGRARTWTGGGAKIDIGCSWIHGYKEGNPARNIAKSLGVEARLPAAAEGVIYGPNGPLSAEEADALRASLGTAVASSKLPHPSPPPTTSLASALFSPNSALLSTASDQSLAKALARSLEIPLGLKLEQASLKWAGWETTTSYAGSDAAPDGGYQSLVTKVLESSKAEVKLNSPAVSIKETSSGVEVTTQSGETYSAASVLSTIPLGVLKSLPENFFTPALPAHLRETIGGTHVGVLEKLLVQYPTAWWPNAEKVGSYTFLPTGPEPSASSTLEQVFEGSTLITANFAAPTLPGPTPTLLTYLSETPAKILLQHPTEKVAEAFHSFLVKRFSPSSRPPAPSASALTTWLTDPLSRGATTTPSIISTGERSPMDFKELSRPVWGGKLGFAGEHTEMDNRGSVAGAVISGFREADRIDKWLAARKE
- a CDS encoding hypothetical protein (HMMPfam hit to WD40, WD domain, G-beta repeat, score: 205.0, E(): 1.4e-58), with product MTAPTVPADQHGHPLPGPADPAANDTWRPSRYREPLHPDNEEVLEQAAYQAAVTRSSGDDRKRKIKPRRTVDYQGGVQKWRMLNKLKGVHEFRPAIHPNPSDIVNFLPPVALRSNPSTSICDYWVHTSINKERSPTRVVRWTPDARRLLTGNDKGQFTLWNGASFNYESITQVHDDSIRSFTYSHNGQALVSADKGGTIKYFTPHLTNIHGFQGHREACHDVSWSPNDERFVTCGDDGLVKIWSYREAKEERSLSGHGWDVRCVDWHPTKGLIVSGSKDMLVKFWDPRTGKDLSTLHSSKSTINTCRWSPDGHLVATAGQDSVIRLFDIRTFRELEVLKGHEKEVNCIEWHPIHHSLLVSGDALGTINYFSLLSPTPSTPITTLSAAHEDAVFSLSFHPLGHILCSGSKDFTARFWCRARPPGGQEFDKWHLTEEGAAQKELERITKREWGTNALPANAAGGGGGGGGGDKQQVALPGLSNLVAAVNSVKTGPTTTGGGPPGLPGLGAPNVHAGTPPSRVSTPSSMGPPGAGAQGQAQGGQFPRGRAALPSQNDMLRHNHGPRGGFADRDRNGGGDRGGMDRDRDSRGGRQDPRGNQMYGRGPGGPPPGPPPGQGGYNYPPAPPNYPPYPPSSYPPPPNNQPGYPPAPNYAMPPGPGAPPQSYPYNRPPQGPPQNNNPGGQGNYGASASGGYGQYGGGGGGGGGGGYGRDGRR